One genomic region from Nocardia vinacea encodes:
- the fabG gene encoding 3-oxoacyl-ACP reductase FabG, whose protein sequence is MSSETTRTAIVTGAARGIGATTAKRLAADGFAVAVLDLDEAACKTVVAEIESAGGRALAVGANVADEQAVAAAVERVAAELGAPTVLVNNAGIIRDNMLYKMTVDDWDAVMGVHLRGSFLMSRATQKYMTDAGWGRIVNLSSTSALGNRGQANYAAAKAGLQGFTKTLAIELGKFGVTVNAVAPGFIETEMTAATAERMGVSFEEFSKTLVARIPVGRVGKPEDIAHTVSFFVSEGASYVTGQVLYVAGAPTV, encoded by the coding sequence ATGAGCAGTGAGACAACCCGTACCGCCATCGTCACCGGCGCCGCGCGTGGCATCGGTGCTACCACCGCAAAGCGGCTGGCGGCGGACGGCTTCGCGGTCGCCGTCCTGGATCTCGACGAGGCGGCTTGCAAAACTGTTGTCGCCGAGATCGAATCGGCCGGCGGCCGGGCGCTCGCGGTGGGTGCGAACGTCGCCGATGAACAGGCCGTCGCTGCGGCGGTCGAGCGCGTCGCCGCCGAACTGGGCGCACCGACCGTCCTGGTGAACAATGCGGGCATCATCCGCGACAACATGCTGTACAAGATGACCGTCGACGACTGGGACGCGGTCATGGGCGTGCACCTGCGCGGCTCCTTCCTGATGAGCCGCGCGACGCAGAAGTACATGACCGACGCGGGCTGGGGCCGCATCGTCAATCTCTCCAGCACTTCGGCGCTCGGCAATCGCGGCCAGGCCAACTACGCCGCGGCCAAGGCCGGATTGCAGGGATTCACCAAGACTCTCGCGATCGAACTCGGCAAATTCGGCGTGACCGTGAACGCCGTCGCGCCGGGCTTCATCGAAACCGAGATGACCGCCGCCACCGCCGAGCGCATGGGTGTTTCGTTCGAGGAGTTCAGCAAGACCCTGGTGGCGCGGATTCCGGTGGGACGCGTCGGCAAGCCCGAGGATATCGCGCACACGGTGTCGTTCTTCGTCAGCGAGGGCGCATCATATGTCACCGGCCAAGTGCTCTACGTCGCCGGTGCGCCGACGGTCTGA
- a CDS encoding MaoC family dehydratase, with translation MKVFNGIGELEQAVGTHLGYSEWHTVTQEQIDLFAEATGDRQWIHVDPERAAQGPFGTTIAHGYLTLSLLPQLVWQVYRVEGVKMGINYGSNKVRFPSPVPSGSRLRAGVELVKLEPTKAGVQVTARVTIEREGSDKPACIAEALSVLVP, from the coding sequence ATGAAGGTATTCAACGGAATCGGCGAACTCGAGCAGGCCGTCGGCACCCATCTCGGCTACAGCGAATGGCACACCGTTACCCAGGAGCAGATCGATCTGTTCGCCGAGGCGACCGGTGACCGTCAGTGGATTCACGTCGATCCAGAGCGGGCCGCGCAGGGACCGTTCGGCACGACGATCGCCCACGGCTATCTGACCCTGTCCCTATTGCCGCAGCTGGTCTGGCAGGTGTATCGCGTCGAGGGGGTGAAGATGGGGATCAACTACGGCAGCAACAAGGTTCGCTTCCCGTCGCCGGTGCCATCGGGTAGTCGCCTGCGGGCGGGAGTGGAACTGGTGAAACTCGAGCCGACCAAAGCGGGGGTCCAGGTGACGGCTCGGGTGACCATCGAACGCGAGGGCAGCGACAAGCCGGCCTGTATTGCGGAAGCGCTGTCGGTACTCGTGCCCTGA
- a CDS encoding phosphotransferase family protein, whose protein sequence is MQTSNGLIQPTADATGFDIDAAAFADWVSSLGSACTVPVRADRVGIGQSNLTFLITDAEGRRWVLRRPPLGHLLASAHDVAREARVMSALAPTDVPVPRVDDIRHEGEIALVLMEFVDGLVIDGVETAERITPELRRSAGLSLVRTLARIHAVDLEATALIDLASHKPYAERQLKRWSAQWEKSKTRDLPLVDRLTERLRAAVPEQRELALVHGDYNLRNVITTPETGAIAAVLDWELCTLGDPLADIGSLLAYWPMPGEAAIPGTEMCMLPGFPSRAELVEEYLAITGRDRRALGFWHALGLWKLAVIAEGVYRRTLDDPRNRAAAGIPTTDMVDGLAETADRIATEAGF, encoded by the coding sequence ATGCAGACAAGTAACGGGCTCATTCAGCCCACCGCGGACGCGACCGGCTTCGATATCGATGCCGCCGCGTTCGCGGACTGGGTGTCCTCGCTCGGTTCGGCGTGCACCGTGCCGGTACGGGCGGACCGGGTGGGGATCGGCCAGTCCAATCTGACCTTCCTGATCACCGATGCAGAGGGGCGGCGTTGGGTGCTGCGACGTCCGCCGCTCGGCCACCTGCTGGCGTCCGCGCACGATGTGGCGCGGGAGGCCCGAGTCATGTCGGCCCTGGCGCCCACCGATGTCCCGGTGCCGCGCGTCGACGATATCCGGCACGAGGGCGAGATCGCGCTCGTGCTCATGGAATTCGTCGACGGACTGGTCATCGACGGAGTCGAGACCGCCGAGCGAATCACCCCCGAGCTGCGCCGCAGCGCCGGGCTGTCGCTGGTGCGTACGCTGGCCCGCATCCACGCCGTCGATCTGGAAGCCACCGCGCTGATCGACCTCGCCAGTCACAAACCGTATGCGGAGCGACAGCTCAAACGGTGGTCGGCGCAGTGGGAGAAGTCGAAAACACGGGACCTGCCGCTGGTGGACCGCCTCACCGAACGGCTCCGGGCCGCCGTTCCCGAACAGCGCGAACTCGCGCTCGTGCATGGTGATTACAACCTCCGCAATGTGATCACCACACCGGAGACGGGTGCGATCGCCGCCGTGCTCGACTGGGAGCTGTGCACCCTCGGCGATCCGCTGGCCGATATCGGAAGTCTGCTGGCCTACTGGCCGATGCCGGGCGAAGCGGCCATTCCGGGTACGGAAATGTGCATGCTCCCGGGTTTTCCGTCCCGCGCCGAACTGGTCGAGGAGTATCTCGCGATCACCGGACGCGATCGGCGGGCACTCGGGTTCTGGCATGCGCTCGGGCTGTGGAAGCTAGCGGTCATTGCCGAGGGGGTGTACCGCCGCACCCTCGACGACCCCCGCAACCGGGCGGCCGCGGGCATTCCGACTACCGATATGGTCGACGGACTCGCCGAAACGGCGGATCGGATCGCCACCGAAGCCGGTTTCTGA
- a CDS encoding acyl-CoA dehydrogenase family protein, producing the protein MDLFNTSERTQQYQRDLRSFMDECVYPAESEYEKQMAAAGDPHHHPQIVEDLKTEARARGLWNLFHPHPEWGPGLTNLEYAPLAEIMGRSAHLAPEACNCSAPDTGNMEVFTLFGTQEHKERWLEPLLNGTIRSAFAMTEPAVASSDATNIQLRMARDGDHYVLNGRKWFASNALHKNCKVLIVMGKTDPDAPKHRQQSMMVVPIDAPGVTVMRNLPVFGYADREGHAEIDFSDVRVPVTDVLKGEGEGFAISQARLGPGRIHHCMRAIGMAERALELMCARAESRITFGQKLSERANIQDWIAEARIDIEQARLLTLKAAWMMDTVGNKAARVEIAAIKIAAPEMALRIVDRAIQVHGGAGVTDDFPLASMYAHLRTLRLADGPDEVHKRAIARAELGKFRAGA; encoded by the coding sequence ATGGACCTGTTCAACACGTCCGAGCGCACCCAGCAGTATCAACGTGATCTGCGCTCCTTCATGGACGAATGCGTATATCCGGCCGAGTCGGAGTACGAGAAGCAGATGGCGGCAGCCGGCGATCCGCACCACCATCCGCAGATCGTCGAGGACCTCAAGACGGAGGCCCGCGCCCGCGGCCTGTGGAATCTGTTCCATCCGCATCCTGAATGGGGTCCGGGGCTGACCAATCTGGAATACGCCCCGCTGGCCGAGATCATGGGCCGCAGCGCGCATCTCGCGCCGGAGGCGTGCAACTGTTCGGCACCCGACACCGGCAATATGGAGGTGTTCACTCTCTTCGGCACCCAGGAGCACAAGGAGCGCTGGCTGGAGCCGCTGCTGAACGGCACCATCCGCTCCGCCTTCGCCATGACCGAGCCCGCCGTCGCCAGCTCGGACGCCACCAATATCCAGCTGCGCATGGCGCGCGACGGCGACCACTATGTGCTCAACGGCCGGAAGTGGTTCGCCTCCAACGCATTACACAAGAACTGCAAGGTGCTCATTGTCATGGGCAAGACCGATCCGGACGCACCCAAGCACCGGCAGCAGTCGATGATGGTCGTGCCCATCGACGCACCCGGTGTCACGGTTATGCGCAATCTGCCGGTCTTCGGCTACGCCGACCGCGAGGGCCACGCCGAGATCGACTTCTCCGATGTGCGGGTCCCCGTCACGGATGTATTGAAGGGCGAGGGTGAGGGTTTCGCCATCAGCCAGGCCCGGCTCGGTCCGGGCCGCATCCACCACTGCATGCGCGCCATCGGTATGGCCGAACGCGCGCTGGAACTGATGTGCGCACGCGCCGAATCGCGAATCACCTTCGGGCAGAAGCTGAGTGAGCGCGCCAATATCCAGGACTGGATCGCCGAGGCCCGCATCGATATCGAGCAGGCCCGGCTGCTGACCCTCAAGGCCGCCTGGATGATGGATACCGTCGGCAATAAGGCGGCCCGGGTCGAGATCGCGGCGATCAAGATCGCCGCACCGGAGATGGCGCTGCGGATCGTGGACCGGGCGATCCAGGTGCACGGCGGGGCCGGTGTCACCGACGATTTCCCGCTCGCCAGCATGTACGCGCACCTGCGCACATTGCGTCTGGCCGATGGACCCGACGAAGTGCACAAACGCGCCATCGCGCGCGCCGAACTCGGTAAGTTCAGAGCCGGGGCGTAG
- a CDS encoding HAD family phosphatase, whose product MSGRTAVLFDFGGVLTTAVLAAFAEFGAELGDPRLPLRLLTRDPESSALLVDHEEGRIGQREFEIGFARRLRAHGVDIDDAGLVDRIQSRLRPDPEMIELVASVRAAGYRVGLLSNSLGDDCYAGFDLPAMFDAVTISAEIGIRKPSGRAYLTGCERLGVAPKQTIMVDDLEQNITAAELLGLGGIVHRDAASTAALLWPALRTPS is encoded by the coding sequence GTGAGCGGGCGCACTGCCGTGCTGTTCGATTTCGGCGGCGTGCTCACCACCGCCGTGCTCGCCGCCTTCGCCGAGTTCGGCGCGGAGCTGGGCGACCCGCGGCTACCGCTGCGTTTGCTCACCCGCGATCCGGAAAGCAGTGCGCTGCTGGTGGATCACGAAGAGGGGCGCATCGGTCAGCGTGAGTTCGAGATCGGGTTCGCGCGGCGGCTGCGCGCGCACGGCGTCGATATCGACGATGCGGGCCTTGTCGACCGCATTCAGTCCCGGCTGCGTCCCGACCCGGAAATGATCGAGCTGGTCGCGAGTGTCCGTGCGGCGGGCTATCGCGTCGGTCTGCTGTCGAATTCGCTCGGCGACGACTGCTACGCAGGCTTCGACCTGCCCGCCATGTTCGACGCGGTGACCATCTCCGCGGAGATCGGCATCCGCAAACCGTCCGGCCGGGCCTATCTCACCGGCTGCGAGCGACTCGGTGTCGCACCCAAGCAGACCATCATGGTCGACGACCTCGAGCAGAACATCACCGCTGCCGAACTGCTCGGACTCGGCGGCATCGTGCACCGCGACGCCGCATCGACGGCGGCCCTGTTGTGGCCTGCGCTACGAACCCCTAGCTGA
- a CDS encoding SDR family oxidoreductase, translated as MRVENAVAIVTGAAGGIGAAIAQRLLEHGARVLITDRDADRLAATTRQLAEAFPGAVSGQAGDAASQSDLRKLIDTATTEFGPVDMFFANAGVGGGPGLDATDAQWEQALEVNTLAHVRAARLLVPGWLERGSGYFVSTASAAGLLTQIGSATYTVSKHAAVGFAEWLAVTYGDLGVRVSCLCPMGVDTALLTGLGTDGGSDGDLATRAVTGAGAVLAPLDVADRVLEAIEAERFLVLPHEEVREFVHRKAADHDRWIAGMQRYRRSLS; from the coding sequence ATGCGCGTGGAGAACGCGGTCGCAATCGTCACCGGTGCCGCGGGCGGCATCGGCGCGGCCATCGCGCAACGCCTGCTCGAGCACGGTGCCCGGGTCCTGATCACCGACCGTGACGCGGACCGGCTCGCGGCGACAACACGTCAACTCGCCGAGGCATTTCCGGGCGCGGTGTCCGGACAGGCCGGTGACGCCGCATCCCAATCCGATCTCCGCAAGCTCATCGACACGGCCACAACCGAATTCGGCCCTGTCGACATGTTCTTCGCGAACGCCGGTGTCGGCGGTGGCCCCGGACTGGACGCCACCGACGCGCAGTGGGAGCAAGCGCTCGAGGTAAACACCTTGGCCCACGTGCGGGCGGCGCGGTTGCTCGTCCCGGGCTGGCTCGAGCGCGGCAGCGGCTACTTCGTGAGCACCGCCTCGGCGGCGGGACTGCTCACCCAGATCGGTTCGGCCACCTACACGGTTTCCAAGCACGCTGCCGTCGGATTCGCCGAATGGCTGGCAGTGACCTACGGGGATCTCGGTGTGCGGGTCAGCTGCCTGTGTCCGATGGGTGTCGATACCGCCTTGCTCACCGGACTCGGTACGGACGGCGGATCCGACGGCGACCTGGCCACCCGCGCCGTCACCGGAGCCGGGGCGGTGCTGGCTCCCCTCGATGTGGCCGATCGCGTGCTCGAGGCGATCGAGGCCGAACGTTTCCTCGTGCTGCCCCACGAGGAGGTCCGAGAATTCGTGCACCGCAAGGCTGCCGATCACGACCGGTGGATCGCGGGCATGCAGCGCTATCGGAGGTCGCTGTCGTGA
- a CDS encoding NADP-dependent oxidoreductase produces the protein MKSREVHLVARPTGEPAPSDFRMVTTDVPDPGSGQLLVRNDWISVDPYMRNRMNDVKSYIPPFRLDAPMDGGAVGTVVASGVPGIEVGATVLHDLGWREYALLQAGQARVVDTTLAPAETYLGPLGIPGLTAYVGLKEIAPVRPGDVVFISGAAGAVGLAACRVARHFGAAKIIGSAGGPEKARRLVEEFGYDTAIDYRAGSLGKRLREAAPDGIDVYFDNVGGDHLQAAIGSMHDFGRIALCGAVAGYNAETPPPGPKNLALAVVRRLSLRGFIVTDHGDLAPEYAALAADWVRDGSLHVPTTVLTGIDTAVDAFLGLLRGANTGKMLVSLNAEAN, from the coding sequence GTGAAGAGCCGAGAGGTGCATCTGGTGGCCCGGCCCACCGGCGAACCCGCACCATCCGATTTCCGGATGGTGACCACGGATGTCCCGGATCCGGGCAGTGGGCAGTTGCTGGTCCGCAACGACTGGATCTCGGTCGATCCGTACATGCGCAACCGCATGAACGATGTGAAGTCCTACATTCCGCCGTTCCGACTCGATGCCCCCATGGACGGCGGCGCGGTCGGTACCGTCGTCGCCTCGGGTGTACCGGGAATCGAAGTCGGCGCGACAGTGCTGCACGATCTCGGCTGGCGGGAGTACGCGCTGTTGCAGGCGGGGCAGGCGCGCGTGGTCGATACCACGCTGGCCCCGGCCGAGACCTACCTCGGCCCGCTCGGCATCCCCGGACTCACGGCGTATGTGGGTCTGAAGGAAATCGCGCCGGTCCGCCCGGGTGACGTCGTATTCATCTCGGGCGCGGCAGGTGCCGTCGGTCTTGCCGCCTGCCGGGTGGCCAGGCACTTCGGCGCGGCCAAGATCATCGGGTCGGCGGGCGGTCCGGAGAAGGCACGGCGGCTGGTCGAGGAGTTCGGCTACGACACCGCGATCGACTACCGGGCGGGCAGTCTGGGGAAACGGCTGCGCGAGGCGGCCCCGGACGGCATCGATGTCTACTTCGACAATGTCGGCGGCGACCATTTGCAGGCGGCGATCGGCTCGATGCACGACTTCGGCCGAATCGCCCTGTGTGGAGCCGTCGCCGGATACAACGCCGAAACCCCGCCACCCGGCCCGAAGAATCTGGCGCTGGCGGTGGTGCGCCGATTGTCGTTGCGCGGCTTCATCGTCACCGACCACGGTGACCTCGCACCGGAGTACGCGGCGCTCGCGGCGGACTGGGTGCGTGACGGCAGCCTCCACGTCCCCACCACGGTGCTGACCGGCATCGACACCGCTGTCGACGCCTTCCTCGGCCTGCTGCGCGGTGCCAATACCGGCAAGATGCTGGTCTCGCTGAATGCCGAGGCGAACTGA
- a CDS encoding 2-deoxy-scyllo-inosose synthase, whose protein sequence is MVSIAQELVSHPRMQQRHIRIGESSFPYLFGSNCLDAIGETVDKLDADRFIVVTDNHVFGLHGQTLLRALGTETPVTVLGHEPGESMKTLSCLGEHIEQALRDGATRRSVVVSFGGGVPGNLAGLMASLLFRGVRLVHIPTTTVSAMDSVLSLKQAINSPVGKNHVGSYYTPTAVLTDVELFTTLSARELRSGLCEMTKNCLAIKPALISELQEILATANLAAPESLLWLLDASISAKGQVTKNDTYERKDGLVLEYGHTVGHAIELLDHRQRDADGLSHGESIALGMLIAARISFARGWLTDTDVSIHDELVTSLGVRTTIPDGVTPDGIIDTIRDDNKRGYLPLADDAAAFVLLEQLGRPARSGGLPLVPVAFDEVYDALEAFEAAGTEMATLGVTGR, encoded by the coding sequence ATGGTCTCGATCGCACAAGAACTCGTATCGCATCCGCGCATGCAACAGCGTCACATACGGATCGGCGAGTCCTCGTTTCCATATCTGTTCGGCAGCAACTGTCTCGACGCCATCGGCGAGACCGTGGATAAGCTCGACGCGGACAGATTCATAGTCGTTACCGACAACCATGTCTTCGGGTTGCACGGGCAGACATTGCTGCGCGCCCTCGGAACCGAGACACCCGTGACGGTTCTCGGCCATGAGCCAGGTGAATCCATGAAGACCCTTTCCTGCCTGGGTGAGCACATCGAGCAAGCCTTGCGAGATGGCGCCACGCGGAGATCGGTTGTCGTCTCCTTCGGTGGTGGCGTACCGGGAAATCTGGCCGGGCTCATGGCCAGCCTGTTGTTCCGTGGGGTTCGTCTCGTTCATATACCGACCACAACTGTCAGCGCGATGGATTCGGTGCTGTCACTCAAGCAGGCCATAAATAGTCCGGTCGGCAAGAATCATGTGGGAAGTTACTACACGCCGACCGCAGTCCTGACCGACGTCGAACTTTTCACCACGCTATCTGCCCGGGAACTCCGCTCCGGACTCTGCGAGATGACCAAGAATTGTCTGGCCATCAAACCCGCACTCATTTCCGAACTACAAGAAATCTTGGCCACAGCGAACCTCGCCGCACCGGAGTCGCTCCTGTGGCTGTTGGATGCCAGCATCAGCGCGAAGGGGCAGGTAACAAAGAACGACACATACGAGCGGAAGGACGGCCTCGTTCTCGAATACGGTCATACGGTCGGGCATGCCATCGAATTGCTGGACCATCGGCAACGCGATGCCGATGGGCTCTCACACGGGGAGTCCATCGCACTCGGCATGTTGATTGCCGCGCGAATATCGTTCGCGCGCGGGTGGCTGACGGACACCGACGTCAGCATCCACGACGAACTCGTGACAAGCCTCGGCGTGCGGACGACGATCCCGGACGGCGTCACGCCGGATGGCATCATCGACACGATTCGTGACGACAACAAACGGGGATACCTGCCACTCGCGGACGACGCCGCGGCTTTCGTACTCCTCGAACAGCTCGGCCGCCCCGCACGATCGGGTGGCCTGCCGCTGGTTCCTGTTGCCTTCGACGAGGTATATGACGCATTGGAAGCGTTCGAAGCCGCGGGAACCGAGATGGCAACCCTCGGGGTTACCGGCCGATAG
- a CDS encoding LLM class F420-dependent oxidoreductase, whose amino-acid sequence MDLRIFTEPQQGADYSRLLRAATAAEDAGFDAFFRSDHYLRMGMASGLPGSTDAWITLAGLARETTRIRLGTLVTSATFRHPSVLAISVAQVDQMSGGRIEVGLGSGWYDAEHIAYGIELPDFGTRFDRYAEQLEIVTGLWETPEGATFSFHGKHYRLEDAPALPKPTQRPRPPVIIGGVGKRRTPALAARFADEFNLPFVDSATAAAQFERVDAAARKLGRDPKEIIRSVALTMCVGRDDAEVARRADTIGRELTDLKRRNELVGTPAEVVDKIGRYREATGITRLYLQYLDLSDLDHLDLVAAEIAPQLD is encoded by the coding sequence GTGGACCTACGCATCTTCACCGAGCCCCAACAGGGGGCCGACTACAGTCGTCTACTCCGCGCTGCGACAGCGGCCGAGGACGCCGGTTTCGATGCATTCTTCCGGTCCGACCACTATCTGAGGATGGGGATGGCGTCCGGGCTCCCGGGATCTACCGATGCTTGGATCACGCTCGCCGGCTTGGCGCGGGAAACGACCCGGATCCGGCTCGGCACCCTGGTCACCTCCGCCACCTTTCGGCATCCATCCGTGCTGGCCATTTCGGTGGCGCAAGTGGATCAAATGTCCGGCGGCCGTATCGAAGTCGGCCTCGGCTCGGGCTGGTACGACGCCGAGCACATCGCCTACGGTATCGAACTGCCCGATTTCGGTACGCGCTTCGACCGCTACGCTGAGCAATTGGAGATCGTGACCGGCCTGTGGGAGACCCCTGAGGGTGCGACGTTCAGCTTTCACGGCAAGCACTATCGACTCGAAGACGCTCCAGCCCTGCCCAAGCCGACGCAGCGTCCGCGCCCGCCGGTCATCATCGGCGGTGTCGGCAAGAGACGCACCCCGGCGCTGGCGGCCCGCTTCGCCGACGAATTCAACCTACCCTTCGTCGACTCCGCCACGGCCGCGGCGCAATTCGAGCGCGTGGACGCGGCGGCCCGGAAGTTGGGGCGCGACCCGAAGGAGATCATCCGCTCGGTCGCCCTCACAATGTGTGTGGGCCGTGACGACGCCGAGGTCGCCCGCCGTGCCGATACCATCGGCCGCGAGCTCACCGATCTGAAGCGGCGCAACGAGCTGGTCGGCACCCCCGCCGAGGTCGTCGACAAGATCGGCCGATATCGCGAGGCGACCGGTATCACCCGTCTGTACCTGCAGTACTTGGATCTCTCGGACCTGGACCATCTGGACCTGGTCGCCGCAGAGATCGCACCGCAGCTGGACTGA
- a CDS encoding ParB/RepB/Spo0J family partition protein, whose amino-acid sequence MDVEKSQRKGLSEKVVAVGVERIRISGTIRVGGVSSRHLGVLAQLPGPLPPIVVHRATMEVIDGVHRLVVARRRKAVSIDVVFFDGAPQEAFVLAIELNSARGLPLSLADRKAAAGRMLADFPEWSNRRLAELAGLSDKTIAALRRGSGAEYPHPTRRIGRDGTAYPMDASARRRRAREFLEADPAASTREIASAAGISPTTAKDVRRRLRVQLGAASQYRRDGEVAPEASPAGLVTGSARRPHSPDRTLMVRRLRADPSLRFTEVGRKLLRLLAIADPAPEEWQSMADSVPPHCASAVAELARCYAESWLSLADSVSRHLGTDT is encoded by the coding sequence ATGGATGTCGAGAAAAGTCAGCGCAAGGGACTTTCGGAAAAGGTTGTCGCAGTCGGTGTCGAGCGAATTCGTATTTCGGGGACCATCCGGGTCGGTGGTGTGAGTTCCCGGCACCTCGGTGTGCTGGCACAGCTGCCCGGCCCACTGCCGCCGATCGTGGTGCACCGCGCGACGATGGAGGTGATCGACGGCGTCCACCGTCTGGTGGTCGCCCGCCGACGGAAGGCGGTGTCGATCGATGTCGTCTTCTTCGATGGTGCGCCGCAGGAAGCGTTCGTGCTCGCGATCGAACTCAACAGCGCTCGCGGACTCCCGTTGTCGCTTGCGGACCGCAAAGCCGCAGCCGGACGGATGCTCGCGGATTTTCCCGAATGGTCGAACCGACGGCTGGCTGAGCTGGCCGGATTGTCCGACAAGACCATCGCCGCGCTGCGACGTGGGTCGGGTGCGGAATATCCGCACCCGACCCGGCGGATCGGGCGTGACGGCACGGCTTACCCGATGGATGCGAGCGCGCGCCGGCGACGGGCCCGAGAATTCTTGGAAGCCGATCCGGCAGCGTCGACTCGAGAGATCGCGTCGGCGGCAGGTATCTCGCCGACTACCGCGAAGGACGTCCGGCGGCGTCTGCGGGTGCAGCTCGGTGCCGCATCGCAATATCGGCGCGATGGCGAGGTGGCACCGGAAGCGTCGCCCGCTGGCCTCGTCACCGGGTCAGCGAGACGTCCTCATTCGCCCGATCGCACACTGATGGTGCGCCGTCTGCGCGCCGATCCGTCCTTGCGTTTCACCGAGGTCGGCCGAAAGTTGTTGCGGTTGTTGGCGATTGCCGATCCTGCGCCGGAGGAATGGCAATCGATGGCCGACAGTGTGCCGCCACACTGTGCGTCCGCGGTTGCCGAACTTGCGAGGTGCTACGCGGAAAGCTGGCTGTCGCTGGCGGACTCGGTAAGTCGTCACCTCGGCACCGACACCTGA
- a CDS encoding cupin domain-containing protein gives MEVVAREAIPEITSVVVDGTVHDIGLLKDFHRNPALRKFVPEFSRLSLSWVRLQPGEELSVHQHPTKSMIVVAEGTGRTLGDISAEIRAGDIVVVPSGARHGFIGTPPIGFWALSIQFEGAGLYENPDDPRVSFAGDRPDIAAVRAENDSHLRTFENNALVRLISEIGAHPPQVRDRLLDHLQGWSDAFQRVIAARVVGEGDGPGRALADEHLGEEIGHNRLLARLRDNRPASWDPVIAAISSWFLDRMTSASSVERSVLSHLVLEGSGLVFHAAGLPSFPESRYFQLHDGADAEHMDMGYRALAEQRDWTPDEVGEMLRKGWQMMELLGERIAECAQRAALVGHA, from the coding sequence ATGGAAGTTGTCGCGCGTGAGGCGATACCCGAAATCACATCCGTGGTCGTCGACGGCACGGTCCATGACATAGGCCTGCTCAAGGATTTCCATCGAAATCCCGCACTGCGGAAATTCGTCCCCGAATTCTCCCGGCTGTCACTGAGTTGGGTCCGGCTGCAGCCGGGTGAAGAGCTGTCTGTGCACCAGCACCCGACCAAGAGCATGATCGTCGTCGCGGAAGGAACCGGCCGGACGCTGGGCGATATCAGTGCCGAGATCCGCGCCGGGGATATCGTCGTGGTGCCTTCGGGCGCACGGCACGGATTCATCGGCACCCCGCCGATCGGGTTCTGGGCGTTGTCGATCCAATTCGAAGGCGCGGGCTTGTACGAGAATCCGGACGATCCGCGGGTGTCGTTCGCGGGTGACCGCCCGGATATCGCGGCCGTGCGCGCCGAGAACGATTCGCATTTGCGGACCTTCGAGAACAATGCGCTGGTGCGACTGATCAGCGAGATCGGCGCGCACCCGCCGCAGGTGCGTGACCGCCTGTTGGACCATCTGCAGGGCTGGTCGGACGCATTCCAACGGGTGATCGCTGCCCGGGTGGTCGGCGAGGGTGACGGCCCTGGGCGTGCACTCGCGGACGAACATCTCGGTGAGGAGATCGGGCACAACCGACTGTTGGCGCGCTTGCGTGACAACCGTCCGGCCAGCTGGGACCCGGTGATTGCCGCGATCTCCTCCTGGTTCCTCGACCGCATGACCTCGGCATCCAGTGTGGAGCGCTCGGTCCTGTCGCATCTGGTGCTCGAAGGCAGCGGGCTGGTCTTCCACGCCGCCGGGCTGCCGTCGTTCCCGGAGAGCCGGTACTTCCAGCTGCACGACGGTGCGGACGCCGAACACATGGACATGGGCTATCGGGCCTTGGCCGAGCAACGGGACTGGACTCCCGACGAGGTCGGCGAGATGTTGCGAAAAGGATGGCAGATGATGGAGTTGCTGGGCGAACGGATCGCCGAGTGCGCACAGCGCGCGGCTCTGGTCGGCCATGCCTGA
- a CDS encoding nuclear transport factor 2 family protein translates to MPDTHYELRSRFEERELRVLAAVFGRDKATLSELMHPDGFGFDATMGLVRQRDLIDALDALDHGAGFMVDELRVVPAGGNVAALTYRLRQWGEFDGKPLPGVVYCSSVWRLEQGRWQAVFHHETPRAPGDSEQGEST, encoded by the coding sequence ATGCCTGATACCCACTACGAATTGCGCAGCCGGTTCGAGGAGCGCGAACTCCGCGTGCTCGCGGCGGTATTCGGCCGGGATAAGGCGACCCTGTCCGAGCTGATGCACCCGGACGGCTTCGGATTCGACGCCACGATGGGCCTGGTGCGGCAACGGGATCTCATCGACGCCCTCGATGCGCTCGACCATGGCGCAGGTTTCATGGTCGACGAGCTTCGGGTCGTGCCGGCTGGTGGGAACGTCGCGGCATTGACCTATCGCCTGCGGCAATGGGGCGAATTCGACGGCAAACCGCTGCCGGGAGTCGTGTACTGCAGCAGCGTGTGGCGCCTCGAACAGGGTCGTTGGCAGGCGGTGTTTCATCACGAAACGCCACGGGCGCCTGGCGATAGCGAACAGGGCGAGTCGACATGA